In Candidatus Tiamatella incendiivivens, the genomic window ATGAACTGATAGTTATCATTGGGTCTGCGCAGGATAGTTTTTCATTGAATAACCCTCTAACTGCCGGAGAGAGATTCTCTCTCTTAGGAAAGCTTCTTGTGAACGAGGCGGGCACTTATCTTCATAGGATAACCATTGTTCCTATTATGGATATAAACAGCAATAAGCAGTGGGTTAGATATTTGGAAATGCTCCTACCTCCCTTTCATGCAGTGGTCTCTGGGAACCCGCTAGTCCAATTATTATTCGAGGATAGCGGATACGAGGTTTACCATCCTCCTATGTTCAACCGTAGTAAGTGTAGTGGAACTCATATTAGGAAAGCTATTATCGAGGGGTCTCAATGGGAGGATTGCGTTCCTGAATTAATAGTTAAGGATTTAAACACTATGGGTTTCGCTGAGAGGCTTAGGAGACTCTCTAGAGGCGATGAGTAGTTGGTGACAAGGGTAATCGATATAGATGGTAGCATGGGAGAAGGTGGTGGTCAGATTTTACGGTTAGCCTTGGCTTTGTCCACTGTTTCAGGTAAACCAGTTAGAGTACATGATGTTAGAGCAAAAC contains:
- a CDS encoding nicotinamide-nucleotide adenylyltransferase, with protein sequence MKRGVFPGRFQPPHYGHVKAIKWALDKVVDELIVIIGSAQDSFSLNNPLTAGERFSLLGKLLVNEAGTYLHRITIVPIMDINSNKQWVRYLEMLLPPFHAVVSGNPLVQLLFEDSGYEVYHPPMFNRSKCSGTHIRKAIIEGSQWEDCVPELIVKDLNTMGFAERLRRLSRGDE